The Pseudomonas wenzhouensis genome has a segment encoding these proteins:
- the trkA gene encoding Trk system potassium transporter TrkA has product MKIIILGAGQVGGTLAEHLASEANDITVVDTDGDRLRDLGDRLDIRTVQGKGSFPTVLRQAGADDADMLVAVTNSDEVNMIACQVAYTLFHTPTKIARVREAAYLTREALFDNEAIPVDVLISPEQVVTNYIRRLIEYPGALQVIDFAEGKAQLVAVKAYYGGPLVGQQLRQLRQHMPNVDTRVAAIFRRNRPIMPKGDTIIEADDEVFFIAAKAHIRAVMSEMRRLEDSYKRVVIAGGGNIGERLAEAIESRYQVKIIEMNPARCRYLSESLDSTIVLQGSASDRDLLVEENINDADIFLALTNDDEANIMSSLLAKRLGARKVMTIINNPAYVDLVQGGEIDIAISPQLATIGTLLTHVRRGDIESVHSLRRGAAEALEVIAHGDAKSSKVIGRAIEDIALPPSTTIGAIIRHEEVLIAHDSTVIESGDHVILFVVDKKYIRDVERLFQAGLTFF; this is encoded by the coding sequence ATCCGCACCGTGCAGGGCAAGGGCTCGTTCCCCACGGTGCTGCGCCAGGCCGGCGCCGACGATGCCGACATGCTGGTGGCGGTAACCAACAGCGACGAAGTCAACATGATCGCCTGTCAGGTGGCCTACACCCTGTTCCACACGCCGACCAAGATCGCCCGCGTACGCGAGGCGGCCTATCTGACCCGCGAGGCGCTGTTCGACAACGAAGCGATTCCGGTCGACGTGCTGATCAGCCCCGAGCAGGTGGTGACCAACTACATCAGACGCCTGATCGAATACCCCGGCGCCCTGCAGGTGATCGACTTCGCCGAAGGCAAGGCCCAGCTGGTGGCGGTCAAGGCCTACTACGGCGGCCCGCTGGTCGGCCAGCAGCTGCGCCAGTTGCGCCAGCACATGCCCAACGTCGACACCCGCGTGGCCGCCATTTTCCGCCGCAACCGGCCGATCATGCCCAAGGGCGACACCATCATCGAGGCCGATGACGAGGTGTTCTTCATCGCGGCCAAGGCACATATCCGCGCGGTGATGAGCGAGATGCGCCGCCTGGAAGACAGCTACAAGCGCGTGGTCATCGCCGGCGGCGGCAATATTGGCGAACGTCTGGCCGAGGCCATCGAAAGCCGCTACCAGGTGAAGATCATCGAGATGAACCCGGCGCGCTGCCGCTACCTGTCGGAAAGCCTCGACAGCACCATCGTCCTGCAGGGCAGCGCCTCGGATCGCGACCTGCTGGTGGAAGAGAACATCAACGACGCCGACATCTTCCTCGCCCTGACCAACGACGACGAAGCCAACATCATGTCGTCGCTGCTGGCCAAACGCCTCGGCGCGCGCAAGGTGATGACCATCATCAACAACCCGGCCTACGTCGACCTGGTGCAGGGCGGCGAGATCGACATCGCCATCAGCCCGCAGTTGGCGACCATCGGCACCCTGCTGACCCACGTCCGTCGTGGCGATATCGAAAGCGTGCACAGCCTGCGCCGTGGCGCGGCGGAAGCGCTGGAAGTGATCGCCCATGGCGATGCCAAATCGAGCAAGGTGATCGGCCGCGCCATCGAGGACATCGCCCTGCCGCCGAGCACCACCATCGGCGCCATCATCCGTCACGAGGAAGTGCTGATCGCCCATGACAGCACGGTGATCGAGTCCGGCGACCATGTGATCCTGTTCGTGGTCGACAAGAAATACATTCGCGATGTCGAGCGCCTGTTCCAGGCCGGTCTGACCTTCTTCTGA
- the mprF gene encoding bifunctional lysylphosphatidylglycerol flippase/synthetase MprF, translating to MSRAVPELPVQGADAPDLLTSSQPGWLQRNRHLIGLALSLLLFGLALVACWHLVREINPDQVRESLAAVPPQALLGALLATVLGFAVMLAYEWSASRYANVDLPPPTLALGGFCAFAIGNAVGLSALSGGSVRYRLYGRNGLGAGDVARMSLFASLSLGVSLPILAALAALFDLRDASAALRLPEPVLAVLAVVILLAALVVGLLVSRKRLAERPAPGCWQVDLGRFSLRLPGLRMSLTQLLISSLDVLIAASVLYLLLPEAPPFSSFVLVYMLALAAGVLSHVPGGVGVFEAVLLAAFSSRIDPAGLVAAMLLYRLLYVILPLVAAGLLLLASEARRLWFPRQVARMASGMAVPVLALLVFCAGTVLLFSGVTPTVDEHLEALGFLMPPQLIAASHLAASLVGTLCLLLAQGLRRRLSAAWALTLVLLCLGVVLSLLKGFDWLESLALAIVAGLLALFRREFYRRSRLMDVPASGLALAATVGVIATSVWLLLFAYQDVAYSHQLWWQFELDANAPRGLRAALGSALVLLAVSLTWLLRATPPSISLPDEDALLRARAIVQASRQPEGGLALSGDKALLFHPDGEAFLMYARRGRSLVALFDPIGPPAARAELIWQFRDLCDRHHARPVFYQVRAENLPGYIDIGLTALKLGEEALVDLKTFDLASNGKEMKALRYTWNRGQRDGLSLEFHAPGQVPMAELQAISDAWLQGKNVREKGFSLGRFSPEYLAHFRVVVVRFEGRAVAFANLLECETRAVASLDLMRVLPDAPKSTMEFLMLGLIQQFQSEGYARFSLGMVPLAGLQTRKGAPLPLRLGALVFDRGENFYNFQGLRRFKDKFLPQWEPRYLAVPAGLDPWVALADTAALIAGGLGGLVRR from the coding sequence ATGAGTCGAGCGGTACCCGAACTTCCCGTCCAGGGCGCTGATGCGCCTGATCTGCTTACTTCCTCTCAACCTGGCTGGCTGCAACGCAACCGCCACCTGATCGGCCTTGCTCTGTCGCTGCTGTTGTTCGGCCTGGCGCTGGTCGCCTGTTGGCATCTGGTGCGCGAGATCAACCCGGATCAGGTGCGCGAGTCGCTCGCAGCCGTGCCGCCGCAGGCATTGCTCGGCGCCCTGCTGGCCACTGTGCTGGGTTTTGCGGTGATGCTCGCCTACGAGTGGTCGGCCAGCCGCTATGCCAACGTCGATCTGCCGCCGCCGACCCTGGCGCTGGGCGGCTTCTGCGCCTTCGCCATCGGCAATGCCGTGGGCCTGTCGGCGCTGTCCGGCGGTTCGGTGCGCTACCGTCTGTACGGGCGCAATGGCCTCGGTGCGGGCGATGTGGCGCGCATGAGTCTGTTCGCCAGCCTGTCGCTGGGCGTCAGCCTGCCGATTCTTGCGGCACTGGCCGCTTTGTTCGATTTGCGCGATGCGTCAGCTGCACTGCGTCTGCCTGAGCCCGTGCTGGCGGTACTGGCCGTTGTGATATTGCTTGCGGCGCTGGTCGTGGGACTGCTGGTCAGCCGCAAACGCCTGGCCGAGCGTCCTGCTCCCGGTTGCTGGCAGGTCGATCTGGGGCGCTTCAGCCTGCGTCTGCCTGGCCTGCGCATGAGCCTGACGCAACTGCTGATCAGCAGCCTGGACGTGCTGATCGCCGCCAGCGTGCTGTACCTGCTGCTGCCCGAGGCGCCGCCTTTCTCCAGCTTCGTGCTGGTCTACATGCTGGCCCTGGCCGCTGGTGTGCTGAGCCATGTGCCGGGCGGTGTCGGGGTGTTCGAGGCGGTGCTGCTGGCGGCCTTTTCCTCGCGTATCGACCCGGCCGGTCTGGTTGCGGCGATGCTGCTCTATCGCCTGCTCTATGTGATTCTGCCGTTGGTGGCGGCTGGGCTCCTGCTGTTGGCCAGCGAAGCGCGTCGCCTGTGGTTCCCGCGCCAGGTGGCGCGCATGGCCAGTGGCATGGCGGTGCCTGTGCTGGCGCTGCTGGTGTTCTGCGCCGGCACGGTGCTGCTGTTCTCCGGGGTAACGCCGACCGTGGACGAGCATCTGGAAGCGCTGGGCTTTCTCATGCCGCCGCAATTGATCGCCGCCTCGCACCTGGCGGCCAGCCTGGTCGGTACGCTCTGCCTGTTGCTGGCGCAAGGGCTGCGCCGGCGCCTGTCGGCGGCCTGGGCGCTGACCCTGGTGCTGCTGTGCCTGGGCGTGGTGCTGTCGTTGCTCAAGGGCTTCGACTGGCTGGAGTCACTGGCGCTGGCGATTGTCGCCGGATTGCTGGCGCTGTTTCGCCGCGAATTTTACCGGCGTAGCCGGCTGATGGATGTGCCTGCCTCGGGTCTGGCGCTGGCGGCGACGGTCGGGGTGATCGCGACGTCGGTGTGGCTGTTGCTGTTTGCCTATCAGGATGTCGCCTATAGCCATCAGCTGTGGTGGCAGTTCGAACTGGATGCCAATGCCCCGCGAGGCCTGCGTGCAGCGCTGGGTAGTGCCCTGGTGCTGCTGGCAGTCAGCCTGACCTGGCTGCTGCGTGCCACGCCGCCAAGTATCAGCCTGCCGGACGAGGATGCGTTGCTGCGCGCGCGGGCCATCGTCCAGGCCTCACGGCAACCCGAAGGTGGCCTGGCGCTGAGTGGCGACAAAGCCCTGCTGTTCCATCCTGATGGCGAAGCCTTTCTCATGTATGCGCGGCGAGGGCGCAGCCTGGTGGCGCTGTTCGACCCCATCGGCCCGCCCGCCGCACGTGCCGAGCTGATCTGGCAGTTCCGCGACCTGTGCGACCGCCACCATGCGCGGCCGGTTTTCTACCAGGTGCGCGCGGAGAATCTGCCCGGCTATATCGACATCGGCCTGACCGCGCTGAAGCTCGGCGAAGAAGCGCTGGTGGATCTGAAAACCTTCGACCTGGCCAGCAATGGCAAGGAGATGAAGGCCTTGCGTTACACCTGGAACCGTGGCCAGCGCGACGGCCTGAGCCTGGAGTTCCACGCCCCCGGCCAGGTGCCGATGGCGGAACTACAGGCCATTTCCGATGCCTGGCTGCAGGGCAAGAATGTACGCGAGAAGGGTTTTTCCCTGGGCCGTTTCAGCCCTGAGTACCTGGCGCACTTCCGCGTCGTGGTGGTGCGTTTCGAGGGGCGTGCGGTGGCCTTCGCCAACTTGTTGGAATGCGAGACGCGCGCGGTGGCCAGCCTCGATCTGATGCGCGTACTGCCGGATGCGCCGAAGTCGACCATGGAGTTCCTCATGCTGGGGCTTATCCAGCAATTCCAGAGCGAGGGCTATGCGCGCTTCAGCCTCGGCATGGTGCCGCTGGCCGGCTTGCAGACGCGCAAGGGCGCGCCGCTGCCGCTGCGCCTCGGTGCACTGGTGTTCGACCGTGGCGAGAATTTCTACAACTTCCAGGGGCTGCGACGCTTCAAGGACAAGTTCCTGCCGCAGTGGGAGCCGCGCTACCTGGCCGTGCCGGCCGGGCTCGACCCCTGGGTGGCATTGGCCGACACCGCCGCGCTGATCGCCGGCGGCCTGGGTGGACTGGTGAGGCGTTGA
- a CDS encoding DNA-3-methyladenine glycosylase I, with protein sequence MPRCFWCTDDPLYQAYHDEEWGVPQRDPRHLFEMLLLEGAQAGLSWITVLKKRERYRQVLHGFDAERLARLTDDEIEALMQDPGIIRNRLKLKAVRQNAQAWLKLDDPVTLLWSFVGGTPKINHFSERSQVPALTPEAEAMSKALKKAGFTFVGPTICYAFMQATGMVMDHTTDCDRYAQLKGS encoded by the coding sequence ATGCCCCGCTGCTTCTGGTGTACCGACGATCCGCTGTACCAGGCCTATCACGACGAGGAATGGGGGGTGCCGCAGCGCGATCCCCGGCATCTGTTCGAGATGCTGCTGCTCGAGGGCGCGCAGGCCGGCCTGTCGTGGATCACCGTGCTGAAGAAGCGCGAGCGCTATCGGCAGGTGCTGCATGGATTCGATGCCGAGCGTCTGGCGCGTCTCACTGACGACGAAATCGAGGCGCTGATGCAGGATCCAGGCATTATCCGTAACCGCCTCAAGCTCAAGGCCGTGCGGCAGAACGCCCAGGCCTGGCTGAAACTGGACGACCCGGTGACGCTGCTCTGGTCGTTCGTTGGCGGCACGCCGAAGATCAACCATTTCAGCGAACGCAGCCAGGTGCCGGCGCTGACGCCCGAGGCCGAGGCGATGAGCAAGGCGTTGAAAAAGGCCGGCTTCACCTTCGTCGGCCCGACCATCTGCTATGCCTTCATGCAGGCCACGGGTATGGTGATGGACCACACCACAGACTGCGACCGCTACGCGCAACTGAAGGGCTCATGA
- a CDS encoding pyridoxamine 5'-phosphate oxidase family protein, with protein sequence MTTITTLDELQALYGESHERSRRKELPHLIEPYRALIQASPFVVLASAGADGLDCSPRGDTPGFVQILDEQTLLLPDRPGNNRIDSLRNIVLNPQVALLFLIPGVGESLRVNGRAEISLDPELLELGRVQGKLPRSVLRIQVQSCYFQCAKAALRSGLWDAARQVERGSLPSAGDIFRCIDETFDVAAYERDLQQRQRTSLY encoded by the coding sequence ATGACCACCATCACCACCCTGGACGAACTGCAGGCACTCTACGGCGAAAGCCACGAGCGCTCGCGGCGCAAGGAGCTGCCGCACCTGATCGAACCTTATCGTGCGCTGATCCAGGCCTCGCCCTTCGTGGTGTTGGCCAGCGCCGGTGCGGATGGCCTGGATTGTTCGCCGCGCGGTGATACGCCGGGCTTCGTGCAGATTCTCGACGAGCAGACCCTGCTGCTGCCGGATCGTCCCGGCAACAACCGCATCGACAGCCTGCGCAATATCGTCCTCAATCCGCAGGTGGCGCTGCTGTTCCTGATTCCCGGCGTTGGTGAGAGTCTGCGGGTCAATGGCCGCGCGGAAATCTCGCTCGATCCCGAGTTGCTCGAGCTGGGCCGCGTTCAGGGCAAGCTGCCGCGCAGCGTGCTGCGCATTCAGGTGCAGAGTTGCTATTTCCAGTGTGCCAAGGCGGCGCTGCGTTCGGGGCTATGGGATGCCGCGCGCCAGGTCGAGCGCGGTAGTCTGCCCAGCGCCGGTGATATCTTCCGCTGCATCGATGAAACCTTCGATGTCGCGGCCTATGAGCGCGACCTGCAACAGCGGCAGCGCACCAGCCTGTACTGA
- a CDS encoding lysophospholipid acyltransferase: protein MEKLKGALVVGFLRLFALLPWRAVQAVGNAIGWLMWKLPNSSRDVVRINLSKCFPELSEAERERLVGQSLKDIGKTLTESACAWIWPAQKSLKLVREVEGLEVLQQALASGKGVVGITSHLGNWEVLNHFYCNQCKPIIFYRPPKLKAVDELLQQQRVQMGNRVAPSTKEGILSVIKEVRRGGAVGIPADPEPSRSSGVFVPFLGTTALTSKFVPGMLTGGKAVGVFLHALRLPDGSGYKVILEAAPEGMYSENVEEGVAAMSEVVSRYVRSYPSQYMWSMKRFKKRPDGEAKWY from the coding sequence GTGGAAAAACTCAAGGGCGCTCTGGTGGTGGGTTTCCTGCGCCTCTTCGCACTGCTGCCCTGGCGTGCGGTGCAGGCCGTGGGCAATGCCATCGGTTGGCTGATGTGGAAGCTACCGAACAGCTCGCGCGACGTGGTGCGCATCAACCTTAGCAAGTGCTTCCCTGAACTGAGCGAGGCCGAGCGTGAGCGTCTGGTCGGGCAGAGCCTCAAGGACATCGGCAAGACCCTGACCGAAAGTGCCTGCGCCTGGATCTGGCCGGCGCAGAAGTCGCTGAAGCTGGTGCGCGAAGTGGAAGGCCTGGAAGTGCTGCAACAGGCGCTGGCGTCCGGCAAGGGCGTGGTCGGCATCACCAGCCACCTGGGTAACTGGGAAGTGCTCAACCACTTCTACTGCAACCAGTGCAAACCGATCATTTTCTACCGCCCACCGAAGCTCAAGGCGGTCGACGAACTGCTGCAGCAGCAGCGCGTGCAGATGGGTAACCGTGTCGCGCCGTCGACCAAGGAAGGCATCCTCAGCGTCATCAAGGAAGTACGCCGTGGCGGCGCCGTGGGCATTCCGGCCGATCCGGAGCCGAGCCGTTCGTCGGGTGTTTTCGTGCCCTTTCTCGGCACCACCGCGCTGACCAGCAAGTTCGTCCCCGGCATGCTCACCGGCGGCAAGGCGGTCGGCGTGTTCCTGCATGCGCTGCGCCTGCCGGATGGCAGCGGCTACAAGGTGATCCTCGAGGCCGCTCCCGAAGGCATGTACAGCGAGAACGTCGAAGAAGGCGTGGCGGCGATGAGCGAAGTGGTGTCGCGCTACGTGCGCAGCTACCCGAGCCAGTACATGTGGAGCATGAAGCGCTTCAAGAAGCGCCCGGACGGTGAGGCCAAGTGGTACTGA
- the glyQ gene encoding glycine--tRNA ligase subunit alpha, which yields MSQTKPAVRTFQDLILALQNYWAEQGCVVLQPYDMEVGAGTFHTATFLRAVGPETWNAAYVQPSRRPTDGRYGENPNRLQHYYQFQVVLKPNPENFQELYLGSLKAIGLDPEVHDIRFVEDNWESPTLGAWGLGWEIWLNGMEVTQFTYFQQVGGIECYPVTGEITYGLERLAMYLQGVDSVYDLIWTDGPFGTVTYGDVFHQNEVEQSTYNFEHANVEKLFELFDFYESEANRLIELELPLPTYEMVLKASHTFNLLDARRAISVTARQQYILRVRTLARAVAQSYLQARARLGFPMATPELRDEVLAKLEAQA from the coding sequence GTGAGCCAGACCAAGCCTGCCGTGCGCACCTTCCAGGACCTGATCCTGGCCCTGCAGAACTACTGGGCCGAGCAGGGCTGCGTGGTGCTGCAACCCTACGACATGGAAGTGGGCGCCGGCACCTTCCACACCGCCACCTTCCTGCGCGCCGTCGGCCCGGAGACCTGGAACGCCGCCTACGTGCAGCCGTCCCGCCGCCCGACCGACGGCCGCTACGGCGAAAACCCCAACCGCCTGCAGCACTACTACCAGTTCCAGGTGGTCTTGAAGCCCAACCCGGAGAACTTCCAGGAGCTGTACCTGGGTTCGCTCAAGGCCATCGGCCTCGACCCGGAAGTGCATGACATCCGCTTCGTCGAAGACAACTGGGAGTCGCCGACCCTCGGCGCCTGGGGTCTGGGCTGGGAAATCTGGCTCAACGGCATGGAAGTCACCCAGTTCACCTACTTCCAGCAGGTCGGTGGCATCGAGTGCTACCCGGTGACCGGCGAGATCACCTACGGCCTGGAGCGCCTGGCCATGTACCTGCAGGGCGTCGACTCGGTCTACGACCTGATCTGGACCGACGGCCCGTTCGGCACCGTGACCTACGGCGACGTGTTCCACCAGAACGAAGTGGAACAGTCCACCTACAACTTCGAGCACGCCAACGTCGAGAAGCTGTTCGAGCTGTTCGATTTCTACGAGAGCGAAGCCAATCGCCTGATCGAGCTGGAACTGCCGCTGCCGACCTACGAAATGGTGCTCAAGGCCTCGCACACCTTCAACCTGCTGGATGCCCGCCGCGCCATCTCGGTGACCGCACGTCAGCAGTACATCCTGCGCGTGCGCACCCTGGCCCGCGCCGTGGCGCAGAGCTACCTGCAGGCCCGCGCCCGACTCGGCTTCCCCATGGCCACCCCCGAACTGCGTGACGAAGTACTGGCCAAGCTGGAGGCGCAAGCATGA
- a CDS encoding C40 family peptidase, which produces MNKFFMSFCLGGVLLLGICSQASASFRMYTVPASAQAAEPEPAREVIDRALGALGTPYRWGGTSPHHGFDCSGLVQYAFKTQADLELPRTSRELSRLDAPSVKRSDLQPGDLLFFRIRSRSVDHVAIYIGDGRFVHAPRRGTKVRIDRLNNAYWQRHFQLAKRVVAQA; this is translated from the coding sequence TTGAATAAGTTCTTCATGTCATTCTGTCTGGGAGGCGTTCTTTTACTGGGCATCTGCAGCCAAGCCTCTGCCTCTTTTCGCATGTACACCGTCCCCGCCAGCGCCCAGGCGGCCGAGCCAGAACCTGCCCGTGAAGTGATCGACCGTGCCCTCGGTGCACTGGGTACACCCTATCGTTGGGGCGGCACCAGCCCGCACCATGGTTTCGATTGCAGCGGTTTGGTGCAGTACGCCTTCAAGACCCAGGCAGATCTTGAACTGCCGCGCACCTCGCGCGAGCTGTCACGTCTGGATGCGCCCTCGGTGAAGCGTAGTGACCTGCAGCCGGGTGACTTGCTGTTTTTCCGCATTCGCAGCCGCTCGGTGGATCATGTGGCCATCTACATCGGCGACGGTCGTTTCGTCCATGCGCCACGTCGCGGTACCAAGGTGCGCATCGACCGCCTGAACAACGCGTATTGGCAGCGCCATTTCCAGCTGGCCAAGCGGGTCGTGGCGCAGGCTTGA
- a CDS encoding PilZ domain-containing protein yields MPNQRQQVRTPMKCRIKISHPSFGELLAQTRDLSDSGVYVKHPDMAGLAVGTEVIGQVQDLPFPAPVLKMEVMRVDPEGAGLRFLGEA; encoded by the coding sequence ATGCCCAACCAGCGCCAGCAGGTGCGTACCCCGATGAAGTGCCGGATCAAGATCAGCCACCCCAGTTTTGGTGAGCTGCTGGCGCAGACCCGTGACCTGTCCGACAGTGGTGTCTACGTGAAGCACCCGGACATGGCTGGCCTGGCGGTTGGCACCGAAGTGATTGGCCAGGTGCAGGATCTGCCCTTCCCCGCGCCGGTATTGAAGATGGAAGTGATGCGCGTGGATCCCGAAGGCGCTGGTCTGCGGTTTCTCGGCGAGGCCTGA
- a CDS encoding 7-cyano-7-deazaguanine/7-aminomethyl-7-deazaguanine transporter, giving the protein MTLIPASVSRLVLAGLIAFHILIIIASNYLVQLPITLFGWHTTWGAFSFPFIFLATDLTVRLIGKHAARVVIARVMLPALVASYVVSVLFHEGAFGGLAALGEFNLFVFRIAVASFLAYAFGQLLDIQVFDRLRQMRQWWIAPTASTILGNLLDTYLFFSVAFWRSDDPFMAANWVEIATVDYVIKLAISLILFVPLYGMLLSAIVRALPQRTATA; this is encoded by the coding sequence ATGACCCTGATTCCCGCGTCGGTCAGCCGACTCGTGCTGGCCGGCCTGATCGCCTTCCACATCCTCATCATCATCGCCAGCAACTACCTGGTGCAGCTGCCGATCACCCTGTTCGGCTGGCATACCACCTGGGGCGCGTTCAGCTTCCCGTTCATCTTCCTGGCCACCGACCTGACCGTGCGCCTGATCGGCAAGCATGCGGCGCGGGTGGTGATTGCCCGCGTCATGCTGCCGGCTTTGGTCGCTTCCTACGTGGTATCGGTACTGTTCCATGAAGGCGCCTTTGGCGGCCTGGCGGCGCTGGGCGAGTTCAACCTGTTCGTCTTCCGCATCGCCGTGGCCAGCTTCCTCGCTTATGCCTTCGGTCAGTTGCTGGACATTCAGGTGTTCGACCGCCTGCGGCAGATGCGCCAGTGGTGGATTGCGCCGACCGCCTCGACCATCCTCGGCAACCTGCTCGATACCTACCTGTTCTTCTCGGTGGCCTTCTGGCGCAGCGACGATCCGTTCATGGCCGCCAACTGGGTGGAGATCGCCACAGTGGACTACGTGATCAAACTGGCCATCAGCCTGATCCTCTTCGTGCCGCTATACGGCATGCTGCTCAGCGCCATCGTGCGGGCTCTGCCGCAGCGTACCGCGACCGCCTGA
- a CDS encoding tetratricopeptide repeat protein, producing MSTDALKKMLAKGMDNALLRFGLGKAHLDGGNAAQAAEHLQRCVEFDPGYSAAWKLLGKALQAKGDAEGARQAWQQGLKAAQAKGDKQAEKEMSVFLRKLDKPASNRG from the coding sequence ATGAGTACAGATGCGCTGAAAAAGATGCTGGCCAAGGGCATGGACAACGCCCTGCTGCGCTTCGGCCTGGGCAAGGCCCACCTGGATGGTGGTAACGCCGCCCAGGCTGCCGAGCACCTGCAACGTTGCGTCGAATTCGACCCCGGCTATTCCGCTGCCTGGAAACTGCTGGGCAAGGCGCTGCAGGCCAAGGGCGACGCCGAAGGTGCACGCCAGGCCTGGCAACAAGGCCTCAAAGCCGCCCAGGCCAAAGGCGACAAGCAGGCCGAGAAGGAAATGAGCGTGTTTCTGCGCAAGCTGGACAAGCCGGCGAGCAATCGCGGCTAA
- a CDS encoding virulence factor family protein, with translation MSRTTRRLGLVLLVAALGAAALIWWWSMQTAVHLQTLQIQGQPVQLLSQGEARQRVLLIAPADQALDEATLRRLAEAGDLRLLQLPFPSGDCQAQQQLIRQASEQLGGAPTLVAGIGPAAASAWRWLAAQQSDEAQALSVGFDLAKPDCAEPLPNKAEHGHWIALWNDNPGDDNARFLREQANGEPRIGALGTPLPTPLPTLLAEQLQHLLAGQGAAMPVIEHPSAQTADTLTLFYSGDGGWRDLDRASAEHMAAAGYPVVGIDTLRYYWQHKSPEQSAADLSRLMQQYRDKWHIKRFVLAGYSFGADVLPAIYNRLPASDQQQVDAMLLLAFARSGSFEIAVSGWLGKDGAEAPTGPELRGVPAAKVYCIYGSEEAAESGCTEAGAPGEQLMIEGGHHFDGDYAALAQKMLAAIKARQPR, from the coding sequence ATGAGCAGGACGACAAGGAGGCTGGGTCTGGTGTTGCTGGTTGCAGCATTGGGCGCCGCAGCGTTGATCTGGTGGTGGTCGATGCAGACGGCCGTGCATTTGCAGACGCTGCAAATCCAGGGGCAACCGGTGCAGTTGCTCAGCCAGGGCGAGGCGCGCCAGCGCGTGCTGCTGATTGCACCGGCTGATCAGGCGCTGGATGAAGCCACGCTGCGCCGTCTTGCCGAAGCCGGTGATCTGCGTTTGTTGCAACTGCCCTTCCCGTCTGGCGACTGCCAGGCGCAACAGCAACTGATCCGTCAGGCCAGCGAACAACTGGGCGGTGCACCGACCCTGGTCGCCGGTATCGGCCCGGCGGCGGCCTCGGCCTGGCGCTGGCTGGCGGCGCAGCAGAGCGATGAGGCTCAGGCGTTGTCGGTCGGATTCGATCTGGCCAAGCCCGATTGCGCCGAGCCCTTGCCGAACAAGGCCGAGCACGGTCACTGGATCGCCCTGTGGAACGACAACCCTGGTGACGACAACGCCCGCTTCCTGCGTGAACAGGCTAACGGCGAGCCACGCATCGGCGCGCTGGGCACGCCGCTGCCAACGCCGCTGCCAACGCTGCTGGCCGAGCAGTTGCAGCATTTGCTCGCCGGACAGGGCGCGGCGATGCCGGTGATCGAGCACCCCTCGGCGCAAACGGCCGATACCCTGACCCTGTTCTATTCCGGTGATGGTGGCTGGCGCGATCTCGACCGCGCCTCGGCCGAACACATGGCCGCTGCCGGTTATCCGGTGGTGGGCATCGACACCCTGCGCTACTACTGGCAGCACAAGAGCCCGGAGCAAAGCGCCGCCGACCTGTCGCGGCTGATGCAGCAATACCGCGACAAGTGGCATATCAAGCGCTTCGTGCTGGCCGGCTACTCCTTTGGCGCCGACGTGCTGCCGGCGATCTACAACCGCCTGCCGGCCAGTGATCAGCAGCAGGTCGATGCCATGCTGCTGCTGGCCTTTGCCCGCAGCGGCAGTTTCGAGATCGCCGTCAGCGGCTGGCTTGGCAAGGATGGTGCGGAGGCGCCGACCGGCCCCGAACTGCGCGGGGTGCCGGCAGCCAAGGTGTATTGCATCTACGGCAGCGAGGAAGCGGCTGAAAGCGGCTGTACCGAAGCCGGTGCCCCGGGGGAGCAGCTGATGATCGAGGGCGGCCACCACTTCGACGGTGACTACGCCGCCCTGGCGCAGAAGATGCTGGCGGCGATCAAGGCGCGGCAGCCGCGTTAG